The Rothia sp. SD9660Na DNA segment TTCGCACCGAGACCCTGCAAGAACTGGTCGACTCTCTTGAAGCCCCCCGCCGCATCCTGATTATGGTGAAGGCCGGTGGCCCCGTCGACGCCGTCATTGAGCAGCTCGAACCCCTGCTCGATGAAGGTGACGTCATCATCGACGGCGGTAACTCCCACTTCCCCGACACCATCCGCCGCGAGCGTGCCCTGGCCGAAAAGGGCCTGCACTTCGTCGGTATCGGTGTTTCCGGTGGTGAAGAGGGCGCCCTCAACGGCCCTTCCATCATGCCCGGTGGCTCCGCTAAGTCCTACGAATCCCTCGGCCCCCTGCTCGAAAAAATCTCAGCTAAGGCCCCCAATGGCGACCCCTGCTGCGCCTGGATCTCAACCGACGGCGCTGGCCACTTCGTCAAGATGGTCCACAACGGCATCGAATACGCTGACATGCAGGTCATTGGTGAAGCCTACGATCTGCTCCGTACCGTTGCAGGTCTAGAACCCGCTGCCCAGGCAGAAATCTTCAAGCAGTGGAACACCACCGACCTCAATTCCTACCTCATCGAAATCACCGCTGAGGTTCTGGCCCAGGTCGATGCTAAGACCGGCAAGCCCCTGGTCGACGTGATTGTTGATGAGGCAGGCCAGAAGGGCACCGGCCGCTGGACCGTTCAGGCCGCTCTTGACCTGGGTGCCCCCGTCTCCGGTATCGCAGAGTCAGTATTTGCCCGTGCCCTCTCATCTAGCAACGCTGATGCCCGCAAGCAGGCCCAGGAAGAGCTCCCCGCAGGCCTGATCGCAACCACCGCCGTTGCTAACGGCGACGAAGAGTTTATTGAGGACGTCCGTAAGGCCCTTTTTGCCTCCAAGCTGGTTTCCTACGCCCAGGGTCTCGACATGCTGGCTAAGGCTGGCGACGAGTACGGCTGGGACCTCAAGCTCGACGTCATTGCTGGTCTCTGGCGCGCAGGCTGCATCATCCGTGCAGAACTGCTGGGTGAAATCATGAACGCCTACAAGGACGAGACCCCCGCCAACATGCTGCTGGCCCCCGGCTTCAAGAAGCTCATGGAAGAACTCGTTCCCTCCTGGCGTCGCGTGGTTGCTAAGGCAACCGCCGAGGGCGTGCCCGTGCCCGTCTTCGCGTCCTCCCTGAGCTACTACGACGGTCTGCGCCGCAAGCGCCTGCCCGCTGCCCTGATTCAGGGCCAGCGTGACTTCTTCGGCGCTCATACCTACGGCCGCATCGATTCCGAGGGCATGTGGCACACCGAGTGGAGCGGCGACCGCAGCGAAACCAACGCTGAGGACTCTCACACCCACTAGTCTCTTCTGAGGCTAAGTCGCCTGTGCCCCGCCTGCTGTTGCAAGCGGGGCACAGTTCTCTACAGAACCAAACGTTTTTCAGGGACGTCACCATCGTGGCAAAAACTTTTTCCCGCCCCAAGGCTATGGACCGTTTGCTCTCATCAATCCGGGAGGCAACCTTTACCGGTAAAGTTCTGGTCGCTGATGACTCTGAGAAATATTGGTCAACCCATGACCCCCAGGTAGAGGTTCTGCAGCTACCATTTAATGTTGGTATTTCTGCAGGGCGCAACCGTGCCCTAGAACGGGTAGAGACCCCATACGTCCTACTGACCGATGACGATTTTGTATTCACCCGTCTGACCAACTGGCAAAAAGCCTACAACTACTTAGAAACCCACCCCGATGTTGACGGTGTTGCCGCAACTCAGGTTGAAGTTCCCACTTTCAAAACGCATATTCACGGTACCAGCGACCTCGCCCTGTACCGCGGGGCAGACAAGCCTATCTACGAGGCGGGTCATGACCTTTACGGGCTGCCCGTGCGTGTCAAAACCCCGAACATCTTTCTAGCCCGTACCGAGTCAATTCGCTCAATCGGTGGCTGGGACGAAGAGTTACGCGTGATTGAGCATAGTGATTTCTTTAGCCGTGCCAGCGGGAAGCTGGTATTTGTACAAGACCCCGAAATTCAGATTTATCACGGACGTACTCCCTGGCTCAAAACCTTCTCAAAGCACCGCAACGATATTGAATCTTCCCGCCAGGTTCTCGCCCGTAAGTGGGGCCCTCAGCAAGGTAACTTATAAGCTGTTTACATCAAAGGGTACGGGGCTCCTTCCACGAAGGAGTACCGGGCCCTTTGGCGTATAGGTCTCTAGATCCACATGGTCGGGTCCACGTACTCGACGGCGTCGACCAGGGGTTTTTTGTTTTCGGGGGCGCGCGGACGCGAGCGGGCGGGAATGCCGGTAATGATGGAGTCCTCAGGGTGGTCGTGTACCACCACCGAGTTGCCGCCGATAGCTGAGTCAGCTCCAATCAGCACCGGGCCTAGGACCTTGGCACCGGCGCCGATGGTCACACGGTCACCGATGGTGGGGTGGCGCTTACCCTTCTCAAGGGAACGTCCGCCCAAGGTTACCCCATGGTAAATCATGACATCGTCACCGATTTCGGTGGTTTCACCAATCACCACGCCCATGCCATGGTCGATGAAGAAGCGGTGGCCAATGGTGGCACCGGGGTGAATCTCAACCCCCGTCATGAAGCGGGTAAACTGGCTGAGGATGCGGGCCAGTGTGCGGGTAGACTCCCGCTGCCAGAGCTTATGGGCTAGCCTATGAGCCCAGATGGCGTGCATACCAGAGTAGTTAATCATGATTTCCACATCACCGCGGGCGGCAGGATCATGTGCTTTGACGGTGTCTAAGTCTTCACGCAGGCGCGCTCGGAAACTCATGCTTCTCCTCAAGATCTAGGCAGGGGAGCGCGGTTGGCGCTCTTGCTGAACTCTACAACAGTCATGGCTAGAACGATATTCCGTCTCAGCCCAAAACATTTATGACAAGTTGAGGGCGGACGTCCGCGCAGGCTTCTGCCTGCAGAGACGCAGGCACCCCGCTGCCAACCAGCGGGGTGCCCGAAACCATCACGAATCTGAATGTTTAGCCGCGGATATCTTCGTAGAGCAGGGTGGAGATGTAGCGCTCACCGAAGTCGGGAACGACAGCG contains these protein-coding regions:
- the epsC gene encoding serine O-acetyltransferase EpsC, whose protein sequence is MSFRARLREDLDTVKAHDPAARGDVEIMINYSGMHAIWAHRLAHKLWQRESTRTLARILSQFTRFMTGVEIHPGATIGHRFFIDHGMGVVIGETTEIGDDVMIYHGVTLGGRSLEKGKRHPTIGDRVTIGAGAKVLGPVLIGADSAIGGNSVVVHDHPEDSIITGIPARSRPRAPENKKPLVDAVEYVDPTMWI
- the gndA gene encoding NADP-dependent phosphogluconate dehydrogenase, with the translated sequence MTENNTARKAQIGVTGLAVMGANLARNLARNGYTVALHNRSVEKTDALLEAHGDEGDFIRTETLQELVDSLEAPRRILIMVKAGGPVDAVIEQLEPLLDEGDVIIDGGNSHFPDTIRRERALAEKGLHFVGIGVSGGEEGALNGPSIMPGGSAKSYESLGPLLEKISAKAPNGDPCCAWISTDGAGHFVKMVHNGIEYADMQVIGEAYDLLRTVAGLEPAAQAEIFKQWNTTDLNSYLIEITAEVLAQVDAKTGKPLVDVIVDEAGQKGTGRWTVQAALDLGAPVSGIAESVFARALSSSNADARKQAQEELPAGLIATTAVANGDEEFIEDVRKALFASKLVSYAQGLDMLAKAGDEYGWDLKLDVIAGLWRAGCIIRAELLGEIMNAYKDETPANMLLAPGFKKLMEELVPSWRRVVAKATAEGVPVPVFASSLSYYDGLRRKRLPAALIQGQRDFFGAHTYGRIDSEGMWHTEWSGDRSETNAEDSHTH
- a CDS encoding glycosyltransferase is translated as MAKTFSRPKAMDRLLSSIREATFTGKVLVADDSEKYWSTHDPQVEVLQLPFNVGISAGRNRALERVETPYVLLTDDDFVFTRLTNWQKAYNYLETHPDVDGVAATQVEVPTFKTHIHGTSDLALYRGADKPIYEAGHDLYGLPVRVKTPNIFLARTESIRSIGGWDEELRVIEHSDFFSRASGKLVFVQDPEIQIYHGRTPWLKTFSKHRNDIESSRQVLARKWGPQQGNL